One part of the Janthinobacterium sp. 17J80-10 genome encodes these proteins:
- a CDS encoding PAS domain S-box protein, with amino-acid sequence MKSDYGHLMLDAICAVDAQGKCVSVTGACERIFGYTPAEMVGKQMLDLVHPEDRERTLQSIDRVMGGYLQRYFENRYIRKDGQVVYISWSASWSEEHQLRIGVARDITQRKFDDGEMVAPQLLPDDPSYWQLSASPRRLISPQGISISLSGQDHIVLLTLMSGGECVTRRTIVEALGEDFLEYDQRRLDTQMRRLRRKVTEACGQQLPVNTLRSLGFHFYEKAKICR; translated from the coding sequence ATGAAAAGCGACTACGGACACTTGATGCTCGACGCGATTTGCGCGGTTGACGCGCAAGGCAAGTGCGTATCCGTCACTGGTGCGTGCGAACGGATTTTTGGCTATACGCCTGCAGAGATGGTGGGTAAACAGATGCTTGACCTCGTCCACCCCGAAGACCGCGAGAGAACGCTGCAATCGATCGACAGAGTGATGGGCGGTTACCTCCAGCGCTATTTTGAAAACCGCTACATACGCAAGGATGGACAGGTCGTTTATATCAGTTGGTCGGCATCTTGGTCGGAAGAGCATCAGCTAAGAATCGGCGTGGCACGCGACATCACCCAGCGCAAATTCGATGACGGCGAAATGGTTGCGCCTCAGCTCCTTCCTGATGACCCATCGTACTGGCAGCTGTCTGCATCACCAAGGCGGCTGATCTCGCCCCAGGGGATCAGCATCTCGCTTTCCGGCCAAGACCACATCGTTTTGCTGACACTGATGAGCGGAGGCGAATGCGTTACGCGAAGAACCATTGTCGAAGCGTTAGGGGAAGATTTCCTGGAATATGACCAGCGCCGGTTAGATACGCAAATGCGTCGTTTGCGACGCAAGGTCACGGAAGCTTGCGGCCAACAACTTCCGGTAAATACGTTACGCAGCCTTGGCTTCCACTTTTACGAGAAAGCCAAGATCTGCCGCTGA